From the genome of Cryptococcus neoformans var. neoformans B-3501A chromosome 1, whole genome shotgun sequence, one region includes:
- a CDS encoding hypothetical protein (Match to EST gb|CF186271.1|CF186271; Similar to gi|6322289|ref|NP_012363.1| Vacuolar carboxypeptidase yscS; expression is induced under low-nitrogen conditions; Cps1p [Saccharomyces cerevisiae], FASTA scores: opt: 1017, E(): 6.2e-59, (38.432% identity (68.834% similar) in 523 aa overlap (66-566:60-571)); HMMPfam hit to Peptidase_M20, Peptidase family M20/M25/M40, score: 159.0, E(): 1e-44): protein MSTHEKVYLPTASLGRPSPPRPYGPRLKFLLPLFGIVVFLLYQNSSTVLSKLHACSHSSLDKISDSDKCPVQPNPLNVGEDWNPLTDQAYGELAAKRLSRAVQIPTESFDNLPKDGSDPSFDKHYVFSNFIESEYPKLYQTLKHEAVNSHAHLFTWEGSNKSLKPILLMAHTDTVPVLPETLSQWSYPPFEGSITRNATPDTPGTWLWGRGVSDCKNSLLGIYGAVERLVIEGYKPERTIIISNGYDEEIGGIRGSGVIAKILEERYGTEGISFLVDEGFTGVSQDYGALVASLGMAEKGSVNVQIKVETLGGHSSVPPVHTGIGIMSLILAELEKNPFEPSLVPSTPYFKYLSCMSEHAPEVPKSIKSRIKNPKKWKKLAHDLASSDRILNSFLATTQAIDLISGGVKVNALPEYVEATINYRIAFTSSVNETLEHISQIIVPLAQSLNFTISAFEPPVKRASHFHITLDAPFGFESAPITSSDSKSFELMAGTCKHVFGKDTIVSPSGMFANTDTKQMWNVTKNIYRFTPALLSENVNQHTVDERISLNAHLNTTRFFYKLLRNAEGWDAE, encoded by the exons ATGTCCACTCACGAGAAAGTTTATCTCCCCACAGCCTCTCTCGGCCGGCCTAGCCCTCCCCGCCCTTATGGCCCTCGGCTCAAGTTTCTGCTCCCCCTTTTCGGCATCGTTGTCTTTCTGCTCTATCAGAATTCTTCCACCGTCCTCTCCAAACTCCATGCGTGCTCGCACAGCAGCTTAGACAAGATATCAGACTCAGACAAATGTCCAGTTCAACCTAATCCCTTGAACGTGGGTGAAGATTGGAATCCTCTCACGGATCAAGCGTACGGGGAGCTTGCAGCAAAAAGACTTTCCAGAGCTGTACAAATCCCCACAGAGTCATTCGACAACCTACCTAAGGATGGTTCAGATCCGAGCTTTGATAAGCACTATGTCTTCTCCAATTTCATCGAGTCCGAGTATCCAAAACTTTACCAGACTCTTAAACACGAGGCTGTCAATTCGCACGCCCATCTCTTCACTTGGGAGGGTTCAAacaagagcttgaagccTATTCTCCTCATGGCTCACACTGATACTGTACCAGTCCTCCCAGAGACTCTGAGCCAATGGAGTTATCCTCCTTTTGAGGGTTCAATCACGCGTAATGCTACTCCAGACACCCCTGGAACCTGGTTATGGGGGCGAGGCGTATCAGATTGTAAAAACTCACTTTTGGGCATATATGGCGCAGTAGAGCGACTTGTGATTGAGGGCTATAAGCCGGAACGCACCATTATCATCTCCAATGGttatgatgaagag ATCGGTGGAATTCGTGGTTCAGGTGTGATCGCCAAAATCTTGGAGGAGCGATATGGCACAGAAGGCATCTCTTTTCTTGTTGACGAGGGGTTCACTGGAGTATCTCAAGATTATGGTGCGCTTGTAGCGAGCTTGGGTATGGCTGAGAAGGGATCGGTCAACGTTCAAATCAAAGTTGAAACCCTGGGTGGTCATTCCAGCGTTCCTCCAGTGCATACAGGCA TTGGTATCATGTCTCTTATCCTGGCTGAACTGGAAAAAAACCCCTTCGAGCCCAGCTTGGTACCCTCTACCCCGTATTTCAAGTATCTCTCTTGTATGTCTGAGCATGCCCCAGAAGTGCCCAAGTCCATAAAGAGCCGAATTAAAAACCcgaagaaatggaaaaaaTTAGCCCATGATCTTGCTTCTAGCGACAGGATATTGAATAGCTTCCTGGCGACCACTCAAGCTATCGATTTAATCTCCGGAGGGGTAAAGGTTAATGCGCTTCCCGAATATGTAGAAG CCACAATCAACTACCGTATCGCTTTCACTTCTTCAGTCAACGAAACCTTGGAACACATCTCCCAAATCATTGTTCCGCTTGCTCAGTCTCTCAACTTCACTATTTCCGCCTTTGAACCTCCGGTTAAAAGAGCCTCCCACTTCCACATCACTCTTGATGCTCCATTTGGGTTTGAATCAGCACCCATCACTTCTTCAGATTCAAAGAGTTTTGAGTTGATGGCAGGGACTTGCAAGCATGTCTTTGGAAAGGATACTATTGTCAGCCCATCAGGAATGTTCG CCAATACTGATACCAAACAGATGTGGAATGTTACCAAAAACATTTACAGGTTCACCCCCGCTCTGCTCTCGGAGAACGTCAATCAGCATACTGTGGATGAA CGCATAAGCCTCAATGCTCACCTCAACACCACTCGTTTCTTTTACAAATTGCTTCGAAATGCCGAGGGCTGGGATGCCGAATAA
- a CDS encoding hypothetical protein (Similar to gi|46101045|gb|EAK86278.1| hypothetical protein UM04823.1 [Ustilago maydis 521], FASTA scores: opt: 798, E(): 2.1e-41, (38.080% identity (70.588% similar) in 323 aa overlap (6-326:1-316)); HMMPfam hit to DUF704, Aha1 domain, score: 63.5, E(): 5.7e-16): MEPKPLTAYQQTYHWRNKNCAPFAYDWIKQSLPGLKVDDGQQSAEISSVTSVSGDCDLGQRKGKLLTIYDLEVQASWIGKTKDGNEVKGTLKIPEVSHEAIDGVSDYVYEFSITGGGSSASEELLFYIRKSFPPLLSDKFNSFRPALLAAHGSATADAASAPDSGASTPAAYTPAPPTKGADEPINEEQKKEKKSVGATVTVEVKADLQASADDLWGLLTDENKIPMWSRSAAKLSLKAGSPYELFGGNVRGKVITADPPKKLVQTWQVKSPSWPSEHYGTMTLSLSQGSDTTAATFTLDGVPAGTQADVEKALNSFYIQGLKQMGLVSSSISTSFITPIRPKQKKLRRKRPSSSWFNSPIIGGAAVVGLSALLIGVVYTSFPSSTFLSGMRQQ, from the exons ATGGAACCCAAGCCTCTCACTGCGTATCAGCAAACCTACCACTGGAGG AACAAAAATTGTGCTCCTTTTGCATATGACTGGATCAAACAGTCTCTTCCTGGTCTCAAGGTAGATGATGGCCAGCAGAGTGCTGAAATCTCAAGTGTCACCAGCGTTTCAGGCGACTGCGACCTTGGCCAGCGTAAGGGAAA GCTTTTGACTATTTACGACTTGGAGGTTCAGGCAAGCTGGATCGGTAAAACCAAAGACGGGAACGAGGTAAAGGGAACTTTGAAGATCCCCGAGGTATCTCATGAAGCAATTGACGGTGTTTCGGACTACGTG TACGAATTCAGTATCACTGGCGGTGGTAGTAGCGCTTCTGAAGAACTTCTCTTTTACATCCGCAAATCATTCCCTCCACTTCTATCCGACAAATTCAATTCTTTCCGGCCCGCTCTCCTTGCCGCACATGGTTCTGCTACTGCCGATGCTGCTTCCGCACCTGACTCCGGGGCATCTACTCCTGCCGCGTATACCCCGGCTCCTCCCACCAAGGGTGCCGATGAGCCTATCAACGAGGagcaaaaaaaggagaagaaatcTGTGGGCGCGACTGTCACCGTAGAGGTTAAAGCAGACTTGCAGGCCAGCGCGGATGATTTATGGGGCTTGTTGACGGATGAGAACAAAATCCCCATGTGGTCTAGATCTGCAGCCAAGCTTTCTTTGAAGGCTGGTAGTCCTTACGAGCTTTTCGGAGGGAATGTTCGTGGAAAGGTCATTACTGCTGATCCCCCCAAGAAGCTTGTGCAGACATGGCAAGTCAAGAGCCCCAGTTGGCCGTCTG AACATTACGGAACTATGACTTTGTCTCTCTCCCAAGGTTCCGACACTACTGCTG CTACTTTCACTCTCGATGGTGTTCCTGCAGGTACCCAAGCAGATGTCGAGAAGGCTTTGAACTCTTTCTACATTCAGGG TCTTAAGCAGATGGGGTTagtctcctcttccatttctacCTCTTTCATCACTCCTATTCGTCCGAAGCAGAAAAAGCTTCGTCGCAAGCGACCTTCAAGTTCTTGGTTTAACAGTCCGATTATCGGCGGAGCTGCTGTAGTTGGGCTGTCAGCTTTGCTAATCGGCGTGGTTTATACgtccttcccctcttcaACGTTTCTTTCGGGTATGAGGCAACAATGA
- a CDS encoding hypothetical protein (Match to ESTs gb|CF185629.1|CF185629, gb|AA051835.1|AA051835; Similar to gi|20853287|ref|XP_147288.1| hypothetical protein XP_147288 [Mus musculus], FASTA scores: opt: 308, E(): 5e-10, (34.615% identity (49.359% similar) in 156 aa overlap (28-178:2-126))), translated as MAFNSNPEKTTSCCSTSEAQDKCTCPEGKCECEACPKFTKAPGSGPCDCGVKEKVSTCGCNGSGAACTCPPGQCACDSCPKKAKSVSTCGCGGSGAACSCPPGKCACDNCPKQAQEKVSSCGCNGSGAACSCPPGQCSCSGCPAQAKESPVDQATTCGCQGVGVACTCPPGQCACDGCPAKAK; from the exons ATGGC TTTCAACTCCAACCCAGAAAAGACCACTTCTTGCTGCTC TACCAGTGAGGCTCAAGATAAGTGCACTTGCCCTGAGGGTAAATGCGAGTGCGAAGCCTGCCCAAAGTTTACCAAGGCTCCCGGGTCCGGCCCATGCGA CTGCGGcgtcaaggaaaaggtcagCACTTGCGG CTGCAATGGATCTGGTGCGGCTTGCACATGTCCTCCCGGTCAATGTGCCTGCGACAGTTGTCCTAAAAAGGCCAAGAGCGTGAGCACTTGCGG GTGCGGTGGTTCTGGCGCGGCCTGCTCTTGTCCTCCCGGCAAGTGCGCATGTGACAACTGCCCCAAGCAGGCTCAAGAAAAAGTCAGCTCCTGCGG TTGCAATGGATCTGGCGCCGCCTGCAGTTGTCCTCCAGGTCAATGTTCCTGCTCTGGTTGCCCCGCTCAAGCCAAGGAAAGTCCTGTCGACCAAGCCACCACTTGCGG TTGCCAAGGTGTAGGCGTTGCCTGCACTTGTCCTCCAGGCCAATGCGCCTGTGATGGTTGTCCGGCCAAGGCTAAATAA
- a CDS encoding hypothetical protein (Similar to gi|46098106|gb|EAK83339.1| hypothetical protein UM02217.1 [Ustilago maydis 521], FASTA scores: opt: 878, E(): 8.3e-48, (43.873% identity (68.995% similar) in 816 aa overlap (136-940:142-863)); HMMPfam hit to PA, PA domain, score: 65.3, E(): 1.6e-16; HMMPfam hit to Peptidase_M28, Peptidase family M28, score: 199.9, E(): 4.8e-57), which translates to MGKEDSQRSANHPVTVTPHISSTHDLIQLPLPNTISHNNARSGASFAVRVTIGTLILLWTLFNIDVVTSPFRQNPSIDSLDDSSAAGYLRGIATKGMKWALPAPNHQLHSTYGDLESTEIGEESIKMSLIPPKLAEKIFLDVPSNDSVAAASKRYTGYAHPAGSGYDYASALTLKNEWEKELGLRVSGPQEFIYDAGSPESQARVKNGMDKLGVWIDTYYPVMNTPVYAAATLLTDPPFHAKLREDIVDGDSDSELRDEVPVFHGLSVSGDVRGNFVYVGYGRKKDFDLLKQRGVDIDGKIVLAKYGGCFRGLKVKAAQEAGATGVIIFTDPGNDGEITEENGYEVYPKGPARQPSSVQRGSVQFVIMLSFFSVLVKVTSDTFSQLSKYPGDPSTPGEPAYKNASRLEGGNQPSIPSIPMSYEDVIPFLKALEGKGIHASDLGPDWVGGLGYHGVDYYIGPSDVDLHLVNEVNTRVMPIWNTMAVIPGHITDEVIILGNHRDAWVLGASDPNSGTASQFEVIRGLGTLLRKGWKPLRTIMLASWDAEEYGLIGSTEWAEDFGDWLQTNAAAYLNMDSSASGSNFHASASPSLALLVRSAAEEVESSSSPSKSVFDTRFDAGNWEQFNMEKLGNHVGLGVPLSEKKGSGIGALGSGSDFTPFLQRYGIASSELGHKGGPKDAVYHYHSIYDSFTWQKKFGDVGFHRHTDAAKVIGLLLLRLADGLILPLNTTQYTRDLEYYLEKVQDVSKIDLRTLEIDFEPLADAIEAAQTASGELDKQRHKALKKLHKLIGKPAHGKYGIFKTMLRGCGWRVEEGKEVDYSLQTWEEGPKEGISSFPHPRLPFPLPTPGRIREIKKVLKEIRIINRKLQNFESGFLSQDGLKDREWYKHKGTAPGLWLGYGATTFPALTEAITIDHSPKLAQKEVDELAKMINKIAKYLVA; encoded by the exons ATGGGCAAAGAAGATTCACAACGTTCTGCCAACCATCCCGTAACAGTCACCCCCCACATATCTTCCACGCACGATCTTATCCAGCTTCCGCTACCTAACACAATCTCGCACAATAATGCCCGTTCCGGCGCCTCGTTTGCAGTCCGTGTGACGATAGGGACCCTTATCCTTCTCTGGACCCTCTTCAATATTGACGTTGTAACATCTCCCTTCAGACAAAACCCTTCCATAGACTCTCTCGATGACTCTTCAGCGGCTGGTTATCTCCGTGGTATCGCGACAAAGGGTATGAAATGGGCATTGCCGGCACCGAACCATCAACTTCACAGTACATATGGTGATCTGGAAAGTACGGAGataggagaagaaagcatCAAGATGTCCCTTATTCCTCCAAAGTTGGCCGAAAAGATCTTCTTAGATGTTCCAAGCAACGATAGCGTCGCTGC AGCTTCGAAGAGGTATACTGGATATGCCCATCCTGCAGGTTCCGGATACGACTACGCCTCCGCTCTTACATTGAAGAATgaatgggaaaaggagctGGGCTTGCGAGTGTCAGGTCCACAGGAGTTTATCTACGATGCCGGAAGTCCAGAAAGCCAAGCTCGAGTGAAGAACGGCATGGACAAACTTGGTGTTTGGATTGATACG TACTATCCGGTCATGAACACTCCCGTCTATGCTGCAGCTACGCTTCTAACGGATCCTCCGTTCCATGCCAAGCTCCGCGAAGACATTGTAGACGGAGATTCTGATTCCGAGCTTCGAGATGAGGTTCCCGTTTTCCATGGATTGTCAGTCAGCGGGGATGTCAGGGGGAATTTTGTGTATGTCGGGTATGGCCGCAAAAAAGATTttgatcttctcaaacaGAGAG GGGTTGATATCGACGGTAAGATCGTTTTAGCCAAGTATGGAGGCTGTTTCAGAGGTTTGAAAGTCAAAG CGGCTCAAGAAGCCGGTGCTACTGGAGTGATCATCTTTACTGATCCAGGAAATGATGGCGAGATTACCGAAGAAAATGGCTATGAGGTCTATCCTAAGGGGCCAGCCAGGCAA CCTAGTAGCGTGCAAAGGGGCAGTGTGCAATTCGTAATTATgctttcattcttctctgtTCTTGTAAAGGTCACTTCTGACACCTTTTCACAGCTCTCCAAGTACCCTGGTGACCCTAGTACCCCAGGGGAACCAGCTTACAAGAACGCTTCCCGCCTCGAGGGGGGTAATCAACCATCTATACCATC GATCCCCATGTCTTATGAGGACGTCATTCCGTTCCTCAAAGCACTTGAGGGCAAGGGTATACATGCTTCTGACTTGGGGCCAGATTGGGTTGGAGGTTTGGGTTATCATGGCGTTGATTACTACATTGGTCCCAGTGATGTGGATCTGCATTTGGTCAACGAAGTCAATACCAGAGTTATGCCCATTTGGA ATACAATGGCTGTCATCCCAGGCCACATAACGGACGAAGTGATCATTCTTGGTAATCACCGAGACG CATGGGTGCTTGGAGCCTCCGATCCTAACTCAGGTACGGCCTCTCAATTCGAAGTCATACGTGGCCTAGGTACCCTTTTGAGGAAAGGTTGGAAGCCCCTCAGGACAATTATGCTTGCCAGTTGGGATGCGGAAGAATATGGGCTAATCGGTAGTACCGAGTGGGCTGAAGACTTCGGAGACTGGCTGCAGACGAACG CTGCTGCTTATCTCAACATGGACAGCTCTGCATCCGGAAGCAACTTCCACGCATCCGCCTCTCCT TCCCTCGCCCTTCTCGTCCGATCAGCGGCTGAAGAAGTAGaatcaagctcaagcccTTCTAAATCAGTGTTCGACACCAGATTTGACGCCGGCAATTGGGAACAATTCAACATGGAAAAGCTTGGGAACCATGTTGGCCTGGGGGTTCCACTGTCGGAAAAGAAAGGGTCTGGGATCGGCGCTTTAGG TTCTGGATCTGACTTTACTCCCTTTCTTCAACGATACGGT ATTGCTTCGAGTGAGCTTGGGCATAAGGGTGGTCCTAAAGACGCTGTGTATCATTATCACAGCATCTACGATTCATTCACTTGGCAAAAGAA GTTTGGAGATGTCGGTTTCCATCGACATACTGATGCAGCCAAGGTCATTGGCTTATTGC TTTTGCGTCTGGCTGATGGACTGATCTTACCTCTCAATACCACCCAGTACACCCGCGATCTCGAGTACTATCTTGAAAA GGTCCAGGATGTCAGCAAAATTGATCTGAGGACTTTGGAAATTGATTTTGAACCGCTTGCTGATGCTATCGAAGCTGCCCAGACTGCTTCAGGTGAACTGGACAAGCAACGGCATAAGGCACTAAAGAAGCTTCATAAGTTGATAGGAAAACCCGCGCATGGCAAGTACGGTATCTTCAAGACAATGTTACGTGGATGTGGGTGGAGAGTTGAAGAGGGTAAAGAAGTCGATTACAGTTTGCAGACCTGGGAGGAAGGTCCAAAAGAGGgaatctcctcctttccgcACCCTAGGCTTCCTTTCCCATTACCTACTCCAGGAAGGATTCGTGAAATTAAGAAGGTCTTGAAAGAGATTAGGATCATCAATAGGAAGCTGCAGAACTTTGAGTCCGGTTTCCTTTCACAAGATGGTTTAAAG GATCGAGAATGGTATAAGCATAAGGGAACGGCCCCAGGTCTTTGGCTTGGCTACGGTGCCACAACT TTTCCTGCTCTCACTGAAG CTATTACTATTGACCACTCCCCTAAGTTGGCGCAGAAAGAAGTTGATGAGCTAGCGAAAATGATAAACAAGATTGCTAAGTACCTTGTGGCTTGA